One region of Thunnus albacares chromosome 8, fThuAlb1.1, whole genome shotgun sequence genomic DNA includes:
- the sema6e gene encoding sema domain, transmembrane domain (TM), and cytoplasmic domain, (semaphorin) 6E isoform X4 has product MRLTPGSPRPVLPAFLALTLTAFLPQLSSGATPFPQDLEPISVVGRESSYLYPSFQGLMSDNDTVRLGLDFQRMLRINHMLYIAARDHVFAINLASSSQQIIPQQKLTWKTKDVEKCTVRGKNSDECYNYIKVLVPRNDETLFACGTNAFNPTCRNYKMSTLEQEGEEVVGQARCPFESRQSNVGLFAGGDFYSATMTDFLASDAVIYRSLGESSPVLRTVKYDSKWLREPHFLHAIEYGNYVYFFFSEIAVEYTTLGKVVFSRVARVCKNDNGGSPRVLERYWTSFLKARLNCSVPGDSFFYFDVLQSLTNVLQINHRPAVLGVFTTQANSITGSAVCAFYMDDIEKAFSGKFKEQRNSESAWTPVPEEQVPKPRPGCCAGEGSAAAYKSSTTFPDDTLTFIKSYPLMDESVPSVNDRPYFTRTTSRFKLTQIAVDTSAGPNKNYTVVFLGSDNGHVLKILASTEGTNASFSTQLLEDIDVYNPNKCNVRGEDRRVLGLELDRDHHALFVAFSSCVIRVPLSRCSDYTNCKK; this is encoded by the exons ATGAGGCTGACGCCCGGCTCGCCTCGACCCGTCCTGCCAGCCTTCCTGGCTCTCACCTTAACCGCCTTCTTACCTCAGCTGTCCTCAGGAGCCACGCCGTTCCCCCAAGACTTGGAACCGATCAGCGTCGTGGGCAGAGAAT CCTCCTACCTCTACCCCAGCTTCCAGGGACTCATGTCGGACAACGACACCGTCCGTCTCGGCCTGGACTTCCAGAGGATGCTGAGGATCAACCACATGCTCTACATCGCTGCTCG GGACCATGTGTTTGCCATCAATCTCGCCTCTTCGTCTCAGCAGATAATCCCACAGCAG aaactgACTTGGAAGACGAAGGATGTGGAGAAGTGCACTGTGAGAGGGAAAAACAGC GACGAATGTTACAACTACATCAAAGTGCTGGTGCCACGCAATGACGAGACTCTGTTCGCCTGCGGCACCAACGCCTTCAACCCCACCTGCCGTAACTATAAG atgtcgACACTGGAGCAGGAaggggaggaggtggtgggaCAGGCTCGCTGCCCCTTCGAGTCCCGCCAGTCCAACGTCGGACTTTTTGCAG gtgGAGATTTCTACTCAGCCACCATGACTGACTTCTTGGCGAGCGATGCAGTGATTTATCGCAGCCTGGGAGAGAGTAGCCCTGTTCTACGTACAGTCAAGTATGACTCTAAATGGCTGCGAG AGCCCCATTTCCTCCACGCTATCGAGTACGGGAATTACGTGTACTTTTTCTTCAGCGAGATCGCAGTGGAGTACACCACTCTTGGCAAG GTGGTTTTCTCCAGAGTCGCACGCGTTTGTAAGAACGACAACGGCGGTTCCCCGAGGGTGCTAGAACGTTACTGGACGTCGTTCCTCAAAGCCCGGCTGAACTGCTCCGTCCCCGGCGACTCCTTCTTCTACTTTGACGTACTGCAGTCGCTGACCAACGTGCTGCAGATCAACCACAGGCCGGCCGTCCTCGGCGTCTTCACCACACAGGCGAACAG CATCACCGGCTCAGCAGTCTGTGCTTTCTATATGGACGACATAGAGAAGGCCTTCAGTGGCAAATTCAAAGAGCAGAGGAACAGCGAGTCGGCGTGGACACCTGTTCCAGAGGAGCAGGTCCCAAAACCGAG GCCGGGCTGCTGCGCTGGCGAGGGCTCAGCAGCTGCCTACAAGTCGTCCACCACCTTCCCCGACGACACGCTGACTTTCATCAAGTCCTACCCGCTCATGGACGAGTCCGTCCCCTCGGTCAACGACAGACCCTACTTCACCCGCACCACCAGCAG GTTCAAGTTGACCCAGATAGCGGTGGACACGTCGGCGGGGCCCAACAAGAACTACACGGTGGTTTTCCTCGGCTCAGACAACGGCCACGTGTTGAAGATCCTGGCCAGCACCGAGGGAACCAACGCGTCCTTCAGCACCCAACTCCTGGAGGACATTGACGTCTACAACCCCAACAA ATGCAATGTGCggggggaggacaggagggTGCTGGGTCTCGAGTTGGATCGGGATCATCACGCGTTGTTCGTGGCCTTCTCCAGCTGCGTGATCCGTGTGCCGCTCAGCCGCTGCTCCGACTACACCAACTGCAAGAAGTGA